A genome region from Chitinophagales bacterium includes the following:
- a CDS encoding S8 family peptidase, which produces MASILATRYLLKQLGSKAIYLVLLFASFTLSTTAQNNEYAITNQCILQLKPNTTIEDFLQNTSDIVLKETLSGSMKIFLLEKKIGHFSTEELAAIAQSKQVIAAQYNHDVTRRSFIPNDPYFTQQWNMLNTGQLNGKPGTDINATKAWEINTSPLTKTGDTLVVAVFDEYFDLTQQDLNFFVNRNEIPNNGIDDDGNGFIDDYNGWNAYNNTGDVVGSGGSNHSTGISGVIGAYTNNTIGVSGVVSGVKILPVGASSTQESVVIKGYDYVIEMRKLWNQTNGIKGAFVVAGNSSFGVDKGNPINFPIWCALYDTMGKLGILNAAATTNQALDVDAQGDIPTTCPSKWLISVNGFSASEYRYGGYGLNNIDVAAPATSIISTFVGNNYGSQSGTSLACPHVAGTIAAMYAEACPAFINQYLAAPDSLSLYIKDWMLNAVTQSAPFRNKSTSDGRLNLYQAILNTHNFDCNNCNAAPSTQIIPIRCKGENNGAISIALQNSNSFSVEWSDGDTARYRTDLKPGLYRISITDANNCTSESVVIMQEPDTLFISNVSIVPPINGTGNIVVTANGGGDSLRYSLDGSTWQLLNIFTILQVGNYVVYVQNESGCIVSQNVVVNHVENTPNAYIVNMAPNPTNQLLQLTYWATQPQQEQWTIVDVAGKQILQLNTTVAAGLNTIPIATETLANGLYFLKSSSAGLLSKFMVLH; this is translated from the coding sequence ATGGCAAGCATTCTAGCAACACGCTATTTACTTAAGCAGTTGGGCAGCAAGGCAATCTATCTTGTATTGCTCTTTGCATCCTTCACGCTTTCCACCACCGCACAAAACAACGAATACGCCATTACCAACCAATGTATTCTTCAATTAAAACCCAATACTACTATTGAAGACTTCTTGCAAAACACTTCAGACATTGTATTGAAAGAAACACTCTCTGGCAGCATGAAAATTTTTCTTCTCGAAAAAAAAATCGGACATTTTAGTACAGAAGAATTAGCAGCCATAGCACAGAGCAAGCAAGTAATAGCCGCACAATACAACCACGATGTAACCCGCAGAAGTTTTATTCCCAACGATCCATATTTTACCCAGCAATGGAATATGCTCAACACAGGGCAGCTAAATGGCAAACCCGGTACCGACATAAATGCAACCAAAGCATGGGAAATAAACACTTCGCCACTTACTAAAACAGGCGATACTTTAGTAGTAGCCGTATTTGATGAATACTTTGATCTTACTCAACAAGACCTTAACTTTTTTGTAAACAGAAACGAAATTCCCAACAATGGAATAGACGATGATGGTAATGGATTTATAGACGATTACAACGGCTGGAATGCATACAACAATACAGGCGATGTGGTTGGCAGCGGAGGCAGCAATCACTCTACCGGAATTTCGGGTGTAATTGGCGCTTATACCAACAACACTATTGGAGTATCGGGAGTGGTAAGCGGTGTAAAAATTCTACCGGTTGGCGCATCTTCTACACAAGAATCGGTTGTAATAAAAGGCTACGATTATGTAATTGAAATGCGTAAACTTTGGAATCAAACAAACGGTATTAAAGGTGCTTTTGTGGTAGCAGGAAATTCTTCTTTCGGAGTAGATAAAGGTAATCCTATCAACTTTCCCATTTGGTGCGCCTTATACGATACAATGGGCAAATTAGGAATACTGAATGCAGCCGCAACTACCAATCAGGCTTTGGATGTAGATGCCCAAGGCGATATTCCAACCACCTGCCCAAGCAAATGGCTTATTAGTGTAAATGGATTTTCTGCCAGCGAATATCGCTATGGAGGATATGGTTTAAATAATATAGATGTGGCAGCTCCGGCTACCAGTATTATTTCAACTTTTGTTGGAAACAACTATGGTTCGCAATCGGGCACATCGCTTGCCTGCCCGCATGTTGCAGGAACCATAGCTGCAATGTATGCAGAGGCTTGCCCTGCTTTTATCAACCAATATTTAGCAGCACCCGACTCTTTATCGCTTTACATAAAAGATTGGATGCTTAATGCCGTTACACAATCTGCTCCATTCCGCAATAAATCTACTTCCGATGGACGTTTAAACTTGTATCAGGCAATACTCAATACTCATAATTTTGATTGTAACAATTGTAATGCAGCACCATCAACACAAATTATTCCCATTCGTTGCAAAGGTGAAAACAATGGAGCGATTAGTATTGCTTTACAAAACAGCAACAGTTTTTCGGTAGAGTGGAGCGATGGCGATACTGCACGATACCGCACAGATTTAAAACCCGGACTCTACCGCATTTCTATTACAGATGCCAATAACTGCACTAGCGAAAGTGTAGTTATTATGCAAGAACCCGACACGCTCTTTATCAGCAATGTTTCAATTGTGCCGCCTATTAATGGCACCGGAAATATTGTAGTAACTGCCAATGGAGGTGGCGATAGCTTACGCTATTCGCTAGATGGAAGCACCTGGCAACTGCTCAATATTTTCACCATTTTGCAAGTTGGAAACTATGTGGTGTATGTACAAAATGAAAGTGGCTGTATTGTTTCGCAAAATGTGGTGGTAAATCATGTTGAAAATACACCCAACGCTTACATTGTAAACATGGCACCCAATCCAACTAACCAACTACTACAGCTTACTTATTGGGCAACACAGCCACAGCAAGAACAATGGACAATTGTGGATGTTGCCGGCAAGCAAATCCTTCAGCTCAACACAACGGTTGCCGCTGGCTTAAACACCATACCCATTGCAACAGAAACACTTGCCAATGGCCTGTATTTTTTAAAAAGCAGTTCCGCAGGTTTGCTTTCAAAATTTATGGTATTGCACTAA
- the hflX gene encoding GTPase HflX yields MGTFQIDNTIKEQEKAVLIGLVSKEQDEETTKEYLDELEFLAETAGAITVKRFWQKLPHPDVATYLGKGKMEEVANYAKENGIDLILIDDEVSPSQLRNIEKATKCKVLDRSMLILDIFAQRARTLQAKTQVELAQLQYMLPRLKGLWSHLDRVKGGIGMKGAGEKEIETDRRIAQTRIALLKKQLKEIDKQNETRRKHRSEMIRVALVGYTNVGKSTLMNLLAKEQVFAENKLFATLDTTVRKVVFNTVPFLLSDTVGFIRKLPHHLVESFKSTLDETLEADILLHVVDISHQAFQDQINVVNGILEELKANDKPTIIVFNKMDLYEQKQFDEFLPQDIKKSLLQELEQSWMAKTNDNAIFVSATSNRNTAELREKIFRKVKELYLERYPYKAGYWTEYF; encoded by the coding sequence ATGGGAACATTTCAGATAGATAATACCATTAAAGAGCAGGAAAAAGCTGTACTCATAGGCCTGGTAAGTAAAGAACAAGACGAAGAAACTACTAAAGAATATTTAGATGAATTGGAGTTCTTGGCAGAAACAGCAGGAGCCATTACGGTTAAGCGCTTTTGGCAAAAACTACCACACCCCGATGTGGCAACTTACCTCGGTAAAGGCAAAATGGAAGAAGTAGCCAATTATGCAAAAGAAAACGGTATTGATTTAATACTTATAGACGATGAAGTTTCGCCTTCACAATTGCGCAATATCGAAAAAGCCACCAAATGCAAAGTGCTTGACCGAAGCATGCTTATACTCGATATTTTTGCCCAACGTGCCAGAACCCTGCAAGCCAAAACACAAGTAGAATTAGCACAACTGCAATACATGCTACCTCGCTTAAAAGGATTATGGTCGCACCTCGACCGCGTAAAAGGCGGTATTGGCATGAAAGGTGCCGGAGAAAAAGAAATTGAAACCGACCGCAGGATTGCACAAACTAGAATTGCACTCTTAAAAAAGCAACTCAAAGAAATAGACAAACAAAATGAAACCCGCAGAAAACACCGCAGCGAAATGATTCGCGTGGCACTGGTGGGCTACACCAATGTGGGCAAAAGCACCCTAATGAATTTACTTGCAAAAGAGCAAGTATTTGCCGAAAACAAACTCTTTGCAACCTTAGATACCACCGTTAGAAAAGTAGTTTTTAACACCGTACCTTTTTTGCTGAGCGACACCGTTGGTTTTATTAGAAAACTACCGCACCACTTGGTAGAAAGTTTTAAAAGCACTTTAGACGAAACCCTCGAAGCCGATATTCTACTGCATGTGGTAGATATTTCGCACCAAGCTTTTCAAGACCAAATAAATGTGGTAAACGGTATTTTAGAAGAATTGAAAGCCAACGATAAACCCACCATTATTGTCTTCAATAAAATGGATTTATACGAACAAAAACAGTTCGATGAATTTTTACCGCAAGACATAAAGAAAAGTTTGTTGCAAGAATTAGAGCAAAGCTGGATGGCAAAAACAAACGACAATGCCATCTTTGTGAGCGCCACCTCTAACCGCAACACAGCCGAACTGCGCGAAAAAATTTTCAGAAAAGTAAAAGAACTGTATTTGGAACGCTATCCGTACAAAGCCGGCTACTGGACCGAATACTTTTAG
- the dusB gene encoding tRNA dihydrouridine synthase DusB has protein sequence MITIGKLNLPENPLLLAPMEDVSDPPFRHLCKQHGADMLYTEFISADGLVRDAEKSLKKLDIFEDERPVGIQIFGGEEDAMARSAEIVEQSKPEVLDINYGCPVKNVVCKNAGSGILRDIDKMIKLTERIVKSTALPVTVKTRLGWNESSIRIVEVAERLQDVGVQALSIHCRTRHQMYTGRADWSWITKVKENPRIHIPIFGNGDVDTPERALEMLRTYGADGVMIGRAAIGYPWIFREIKHFFKTGTHLAPPTLEERLNAALTHLHRSVQWKGEKLGILEMRRHYGSYFKGFENIKLFRSRLVTSGAVQEIEAIMEELKAYYTQHPNMMKTIKTPIEANYAGVD, from the coding sequence ATGATAACTATCGGCAAGCTAAATTTACCGGAAAATCCTTTACTGCTGGCGCCAATGGAAGATGTAAGCGATCCGCCATTCAGGCATTTGTGTAAGCAACACGGAGCGGATATGCTGTACACGGAGTTTATTTCTGCCGATGGCTTGGTACGCGATGCCGAAAAAAGCTTAAAGAAGTTAGATATTTTTGAGGATGAACGCCCTGTGGGTATTCAAATTTTTGGCGGTGAAGAAGATGCAATGGCACGCAGTGCCGAAATTGTGGAGCAATCGAAGCCTGAAGTGTTGGATATAAATTACGGATGCCCGGTTAAGAATGTGGTTTGTAAGAATGCAGGTTCCGGCATTTTACGCGATATTGATAAAATGATAAAACTTACGGAGCGGATTGTGAAATCTACTGCGCTGCCTGTTACCGTAAAAACGCGTTTGGGTTGGAACGAGAGTAGCATTCGCATTGTGGAAGTTGCCGAAAGGCTGCAAGATGTGGGTGTTCAAGCACTTTCTATCCATTGCCGTACGCGCCACCAAATGTACACCGGAAGAGCAGATTGGAGTTGGATAACTAAGGTGAAAGAAAATCCGCGTATTCATATTCCTATTTTTGGAAACGGTGATGTAGATACTCCGGAGCGCGCATTAGAAATGCTGCGCACTTATGGAGCCGATGGCGTAATGATTGGGCGAGCTGCCATTGGTTATCCGTGGATTTTTAGAGAAATAAAACATTTTTTCAAAACAGGAACCCATTTGGCGCCTCCTACTTTGGAGGAGCGGCTAAATGCTGCATTAACCCATTTGCACCGCTCGGTACAATGGAAAGGTGAAAAGTTGGGTATATTGGAAATGAGACGACATTATGGTTCTTATTTTAAAGGTTTCGAGAATATAAAATTGTTTAGAAGCCGCTTGGTTACTTCCGGTGCCGTACAAGAGATTGAAGCAATAATGGAAGAACTGAAAGCATACTACACACAACATCCGAATATGATGAAAACTATTAAAACACCCATAGAGGCAAATTATGCCGGAGTTGATTAA
- a CDS encoding heme exporter protein CcmB, whose amino-acid sequence MNPTLFSLLHIELLKEIRNKYMIAGLLVYELSCVLLVKFLIQFSEVSKTQETALMALFWLTVLFSVVNAVVSSFQKEPEGRMFYYRWAIAPEQFIVSKLVFNFLFAVLLSLLGFVTFYAMVGFELQNFELFLATIALSCGGYSIIFTTVGAVAMGTKNAATLTAILGLPLIIPMLAFIAKLSLASFEPALSGEAIKNLLLLLVLDCLIGAFTYVLFPYIWRD is encoded by the coding sequence GTGAACCCAACATTGTTTTCATTATTGCATATAGAGTTGCTAAAGGAAATTCGCAACAAATACATGATAGCCGGTTTATTGGTATATGAACTATCGTGTGTGCTGTTGGTAAAGTTTTTAATTCAGTTTTCGGAAGTTTCTAAAACGCAAGAAACAGCGCTTATGGCATTGTTTTGGCTAACGGTGCTGTTTAGTGTAGTGAATGCCGTAGTAAGTTCCTTTCAGAAAGAACCGGAAGGCCGCATGTTTTACTACCGTTGGGCAATAGCACCGGAGCAGTTTATAGTTTCAAAACTCGTTTTCAATTTTTTGTTCGCTGTATTGCTTTCGCTGCTTGGGTTTGTTACCTTTTATGCAATGGTGGGTTTCGAGCTTCAAAATTTTGAACTCTTTTTGGCAACCATTGCACTTAGTTGTGGAGGCTATTCTATTATTTTTACTACGGTAGGCGCAGTGGCTATGGGAACTAAAAATGCCGCCACACTCACGGCAATACTTGGTTTGCCACTTATTATTCCTATGTTGGCTTTTATTGCCAAATTATCGTTGGCAAGTTTTGAGCCTGCACTTTCCGGTGAGGCAATAAAGAATCTTTTGTTATTGTTGGTGTTGGATTGTTTAATAGGGGCTTTCACTTATGTGTTGTTCCCGTATATTTGGCGCGATTGA
- the ccsA gene encoding cytochrome c biogenesis protein CcsA — MINFLKQMWWKWLCSILLVYILLSGMLIPLGPGITSIAPFVFKADTLYTFDVVGYNTHFSKENNTQVWFKAAQEYYCVRQVEVVNATHLRVQFGMSKALSDSLSDNNYDIVVNNDQDGTISLREGLTLIQRSVATADTTLPQTLDCVVEVSNNKGAAFVFPFREILYESIRNTFYHVPMWFSMLVLILLSTFFSIRYLQTGNLQNDALAAAFGNVALVFGLLGIFTGMVWATYTWGEPWPNDPKLNGAAIGIMIYLAYTILRGSVNDEIKRARLAAVYSIFASVIFILFIFIVPRLPETDSLHPGNGGNPAFSKYDLDSHLRMVFYPAVIAWILLGIWVSGIVARIYLLKKQND, encoded by the coding sequence ATGATTAACTTTTTAAAACAAATGTGGTGGAAGTGGCTTTGCAGCATTCTACTCGTTTATATTCTTCTATCGGGAATGCTTATTCCGCTGGGTCCCGGCATTACTTCCATAGCACCTTTTGTGTTTAAAGCCGATACGCTTTATACGTTTGATGTAGTGGGTTACAATACTCATTTTTCAAAAGAAAATAATACGCAGGTGTGGTTTAAGGCTGCGCAAGAATACTACTGTGTAAGGCAGGTAGAAGTGGTGAACGCTACCCATTTACGTGTTCAGTTTGGTATGAGCAAAGCACTGAGCGATTCTTTGAGCGATAATAATTATGATATTGTGGTAAACAACGACCAAGATGGCACTATATCGCTGCGTGAAGGGCTTACGCTTATACAGCGCAGTGTGGCAACTGCCGATACTACTTTGCCACAAACATTAGATTGTGTGGTGGAGGTTAGTAATAATAAAGGTGCTGCATTTGTGTTTCCGTTTCGCGAGATATTATACGAGAGTATCCGCAATACATTTTACCATGTGCCCATGTGGTTTTCTATGCTGGTGTTGATTTTGCTTTCAACCTTTTTTAGCATACGCTATCTGCAAACAGGAAATTTGCAAAACGATGCGTTGGCAGCAGCATTTGGCAATGTGGCATTGGTATTTGGTTTGTTGGGAATTTTTACCGGAATGGTTTGGGCCACGTACACTTGGGGCGAGCCTTGGCCAAATGATCCCAAGTTGAATGGTGCAGCAATTGGTATTATGATTTATTTGGCATATACTATTCTGCGCGGCTCGGTAAACGATGAAATTAAGCGCGCCCGCTTAGCGGCAGTTTACAGCATTTTTGCTTCGGTAATTTTTATCCTCTTTATTTTTATTGTGCCGCGCCTGCCCGAAACCGATTCGCTGCATCCGGGCAACGGTGGCAATCCGGCATTTAGCAAGTATGATTTAGACAGCCATTTGCGCATGGTTTTTTATCCGGCAGTAATTGCATGGATTCTATTGGGGATTTGGGTTTCCGGCATTGTGGCAAGAATATATTTATTGAAAAAGCAAAACGATTAA
- a CDS encoding CcmD family protein yields the protein MKNTALFTALVFTALSTFAQGGNESFMRSNQKMYVAVAVLLLILLGLLAFLFSLEKRIKALEKR from the coding sequence ATGAAAAACACAGCTTTGTTTACGGCTCTTGTGTTTACAGCACTTTCAACCTTTGCTCAGGGAGGTAATGAAAGTTTTATGCGCAGCAATCAAAAAATGTATGTGGCAGTAGCCGTGCTGCTGCTAATTCTGCTAGGCTTATTGGCATTTCTTTTTTCGCTTGAAAAGCGCATAAAAGCGTTAGAAAAAAGATAG
- a CDS encoding pyridoxal phosphate-dependent aminotransferase produces MQYVRMPIEVESPEEMGYGNIKINLTESSYSDQLINLELLELKEVLLCYGNHRGHSLLRELIAAEGKNIHADNVLLTVGASAALFMVATTLLDAGSEIIVVRPNYATNIETPKAIGAAIHYIDLKFEEGFKINISEVEKVISPTTKYISVTHPHNPTGVCLTADELRQLAMLAEKSNCYLLVDETYRDLVHGELLPLATDFSEKVISVSSCSKSFGLPGIRLGWIVARDKALLEKLLAAKEQIHITGSVLDEEVAYRFLLKKEEVFGSIKRDIAAKFEILCNWYASQQEFEWVQPAGGVVCFPRIRHHERVDIDKFYHILNKEYGTFVGPGHWFEMPKHYMRIGYAWLTPAELKEGLHALTASVQKARKV; encoded by the coding sequence ATGCAATATGTAAGAATGCCCATAGAGGTTGAATCGCCTGAAGAAATGGGCTATGGCAACATTAAAATTAACCTTACCGAAAGTTCTTACAGCGATCAACTGATAAACCTTGAACTTCTGGAGTTGAAAGAAGTGCTGCTTTGCTACGGCAATCATCGCGGGCATAGTTTGCTGCGGGAACTCATTGCGGCCGAAGGAAAAAATATACATGCAGATAATGTATTGCTTACCGTGGGTGCTTCTGCGGCATTGTTTATGGTGGCAACTACTTTGCTCGATGCAGGCAGCGAAATAATTGTGGTTCGCCCCAATTATGCCACCAATATCGAAACACCCAAGGCAATAGGCGCTGCTATACATTACATAGATTTAAAGTTTGAAGAAGGCTTTAAGATAAACATCAGCGAAGTGGAAAAGGTAATTTCACCTACCACCAAATATATTTCGGTTACGCATCCGCACAACCCAACAGGTGTGTGCCTTACAGCCGATGAGTTGAGGCAATTGGCAATGTTGGCAGAAAAAAGCAACTGCTATTTATTGGTAGATGAAACTTACCGCGATTTGGTGCATGGCGAATTATTGCCGCTTGCTACCGATTTTTCCGAGAAAGTAATTTCAGTTTCATCGTGTTCTAAGAGTTTTGGGTTGCCGGGAATTAGATTGGGTTGGATTGTGGCAAGAGATAAGGCATTGTTAGAAAAACTGCTAGCTGCTAAGGAGCAAATACACATTACAGGTTCTGTGTTGGATGAAGAAGTGGCTTATAGGTTTTTACTGAAGAAAGAAGAGGTATTTGGCAGTATAAAGCGAGATATAGCAGCCAAGTTCGAAATACTCTGCAATTGGTACGCCAGCCAGCAAGAGTTTGAATGGGTGCAGCCCGCAGGTGGTGTAGTTTGCTTTCCAAGAATAAGGCATCACGAGCGTGTGGATATAGATAAATTCTACCACATTTTGAATAAAGAATACGGCACATTTGTGGGGCCGGGGCATTGGTTTGAAATGCCAAAACACTACATGCGCATTGGCTATGCTTGGCTCACCCCAGCCGAACTTAAAGAAGGGTTACACGCATTAACTGCCAGTGTGCAAAAAGCACGGAAGGTATAA
- a CDS encoding 1-acyl-sn-glycerol-3-phosphate acyltransferase, which translates to MEQQQNISSKFPLPYVLENIREWPIYKLSEDRDSFMNEVKNTTLQKLYERFHSNDLLKEELTKVLYQERVRLTEKPWKADPPDERAFWASVKSKFMKLSEQDSAITPHQLTEEILDRYIEEITGNFEVNSFQFARTVLPQFFSRVLNAAPGKWFKSIRQGARTIHEKIPITGDVELIRKLSQKGTIVVVPTHFSNMDSIMIGWVLNELGLPAFTYGAGLNLFSIKLLAYFMERLGAYKVDRRKKNTFYLETLKTYSTVALQRGAHSIFFPGGTRSRSGMLEKRLKLGLLGTAVECQKNHFKNFHQDVAPKIFVVPMVINYHFVLEASSLINDYLKEMGQHRFLRENDEYSTSFKMVRFILKFLSASSSLTISFGKVLDVFGNEVDSEGNSFNHLGKPIDIKRYFITNGEMTEDAQRDEEYTKILGEKIVEQYWRANTVLTSHLVCFTLFELIKKQYKDVDLFTLLRTPEDEIAIPEGTFLEALSNLKEQLKNMATAGEIQISPEIRWNVDKILEHGMRNVNLYHVSNPIKRTGSTFGSEDLKLLYYYHNRLDGYNLHQWI; encoded by the coding sequence ATGGAACAGCAGCAAAATATTTCCAGTAAATTTCCACTGCCTTATGTACTAGAAAACATAAGAGAATGGCCTATTTACAAACTAAGTGAAGACCGAGACAGCTTTATGAACGAAGTGAAAAACACCACACTTCAAAAGCTCTACGAACGCTTCCACAGCAACGATTTACTTAAAGAAGAATTAACCAAAGTACTATACCAAGAAAGAGTTCGCCTCACCGAAAAACCGTGGAAAGCAGACCCGCCCGATGAAAGAGCATTTTGGGCAAGTGTAAAAAGTAAGTTCATGAAACTTTCTGAACAAGATTCAGCTATTACACCCCACCAACTTACCGAAGAAATTCTAGACCGATATATAGAAGAAATTACCGGAAATTTTGAAGTAAACTCCTTTCAATTTGCGCGAACAGTATTACCGCAGTTTTTTAGCAGAGTACTTAATGCCGCACCCGGCAAGTGGTTTAAATCTATTAGGCAAGGTGCCAGAACCATTCACGAAAAAATACCAATTACAGGCGATGTAGAACTCATACGAAAACTATCGCAAAAAGGAACCATTGTAGTAGTGCCCACACACTTTAGCAATATGGATTCTATTATGATTGGTTGGGTGCTAAATGAATTGGGCTTGCCGGCTTTTACATACGGTGCGGGCTTAAACCTATTTAGCATAAAACTGCTGGCATACTTTATGGAAAGGCTAGGCGCATACAAAGTAGATAGAAGGAAAAAAAATACTTTCTACCTCGAAACGCTTAAAACATACTCCACCGTTGCATTACAGCGAGGCGCACACAGCATTTTCTTTCCGGGAGGCACACGCTCACGCTCCGGAATGCTCGAAAAAAGATTAAAACTCGGTTTACTTGGCACAGCCGTAGAATGCCAAAAAAATCATTTCAAAAATTTTCACCAAGATGTAGCACCCAAAATATTTGTGGTACCTATGGTAATCAACTACCATTTTGTTTTAGAAGCATCCAGCCTTATCAACGATTACCTGAAAGAAATGGGGCAGCATCGCTTTTTACGAGAAAACGATGAGTACTCCACTTCCTTTAAAATGGTGCGTTTTATATTAAAATTTCTTTCGGCAAGTTCCTCGCTTACCATCTCTTTCGGTAAAGTATTAGATGTATTTGGAAACGAAGTAGATAGCGAGGGCAACAGCTTTAACCACCTCGGTAAACCAATAGATATTAAACGCTATTTTATTACCAATGGCGAAATGACCGAAGATGCACAACGTGATGAAGAATATACCAAAATTTTAGGCGAAAAAATCGTAGAACAATACTGGCGCGCCAATACCGTACTCACCAGTCATTTGGTTTGCTTCACCCTCTTCGAACTCATAAAAAAGCAATACAAGGATGTAGATTTGTTTACCCTGCTGCGCACTCCCGAAGATGAAATTGCTATTCCTGAAGGCACGTTCTTAGAAGCCCTCAGCAATTTAAAAGAACAACTTAAGAATATGGCTACCGCAGGCGAAATACAAATTTCGCCTGAAATACGCTGGAACGTAGATAAAATTCTAGAACACGGCATGCGCAACGTGAATTTATACCATGTTTCTAATCCAATAAAACGAACTGGAAGCACCTTTGGCAGCGAAGATTTAAAACTATTGTACTACTACCACAACAGGTTGGATGGCTACAACCTGCACCAATGGATATAA
- the hutH gene encoding histidine ammonia-lyase yields MKEITNRELTIKDLKTFLQQPKESIHVSEESLKKVAANRAFLEQKLQEKNATYYGINTGFGALYDVAINENQLEQLQQNLVMSHACGMGDEVRSEVVRLMMLLKIKGLSLGHSGISTEVIQLLTAMLNNDILPVVWEVGSLGASGDLAPLAHLSLPLLGLGTVRYRGEKMEASQALKLAGLSPIKLKAKEGLALLNGTQFMSSWGCFSIIESERVEKLADLTAAISVDAFNASLAPFHPAIQRVRNHKGQIESAKNVLDFLSGSTIASQAKEHLQDPYSFRCVPQVHGAVKFAVSQVKEVFEKEINAVTDNPLVFHEENLIISGGNFHGEPLAIALDYLSIAMSELASISERRTFQLISGKRGLPKFLIEKSGLNSGLMIPQYTAASIVSMNKQLATPASVDTITSSDGQEDHVSMGANAAVKCYKIVYNIEKVLAIEFMTAMQALEFRKPLTSSPLIEEIKTKYRTIVPPLTEDRILYNDIQVTVDFMRTIQL; encoded by the coding sequence ATGAAAGAAATAACCAACAGGGAACTTACCATTAAAGATTTGAAAACATTTCTTCAACAACCCAAAGAATCTATACATGTATCGGAAGAAAGTTTAAAAAAAGTAGCCGCCAACCGCGCTTTCTTAGAGCAAAAACTACAAGAAAAAAACGCTACCTACTATGGCATCAACACCGGATTTGGCGCATTATACGATGTTGCCATCAACGAAAACCAATTAGAGCAATTACAACAAAACCTTGTAATGAGCCACGCTTGCGGCATGGGCGATGAAGTGCGCAGCGAAGTGGTGAGGCTAATGATGCTTCTAAAAATAAAAGGGCTATCGTTAGGCCACTCTGGCATTAGCACAGAAGTAATCCAATTGCTTACTGCCATGCTCAACAACGATATCTTACCCGTAGTGTGGGAAGTTGGTTCATTAGGAGCATCGGGCGATTTGGCACCACTGGCTCACCTTTCGCTTCCTCTATTAGGCTTGGGTACTGTACGTTACCGAGGCGAAAAAATGGAGGCATCTCAAGCACTTAAACTGGCAGGACTTTCGCCCATAAAACTCAAAGCAAAAGAAGGGCTTGCCCTGCTCAACGGTACACAGTTTATGAGTTCGTGGGGCTGCTTTTCTATTATTGAAAGCGAGCGCGTAGAAAAACTAGCCGACCTTACGGCAGCCATTTCGGTAGATGCATTCAATGCGTCTTTAGCACCGTTTCATCCCGCCATACAGCGTGTGCGCAATCATAAAGGACAAATAGAAAGTGCCAAAAATGTATTGGACTTTTTATCCGGCAGCACCATTGCAAGCCAAGCAAAAGAGCACTTGCAAGATCCCTATTCTTTCCGCTGCGTACCTCAAGTACATGGTGCCGTAAAGTTTGCCGTTTCGCAAGTAAAAGAAGTGTTTGAAAAAGAGATAAATGCCGTAACCGACAATCCACTAGTTTTTCACGAAGAAAACCTCATTATATCCGGTGGAAATTTTCATGGAGAACCATTAGCCATTGCACTGGATTATTTAAGCATTGCCATGAGCGAGCTTGCCAGCATTAGCGAGCGAAGAACATTCCAACTCATTTCGGGCAAAAGAGGCTTACCAAAATTCTTGATAGAAAAGAGTGGATTAAACTCCGGTTTAATGATTCCGCAATATACCGCAGCCAGTATTGTAAGCATGAATAAACAATTAGCAACTCCGGCTTCGGTAGATACCATTACTTCCAGCGATGGACAAGAAGACCACGTAAGCATGGGCGCAAATGCAGCGGTAAAATGCTACAAGATTGTTTACAATATCGAAAAAGTATTGGCAATAGAATTTATGACTGCCATGCAAGCGCTCGAATTTAGAAAACCACTTACATCTTCGCCACTTATTGAAGAAATAAAAACAAAATATAGAACCATAGTGCCGCCACTCACTGAGGATAGAATTTTATATAACGACATTCAAGTAACCGTTGATTTTATGCGCACTATTCAACTCTAA